TGGTGGGCCACCGTGCCGGCCCTGGAGTAACGTCAACCGGCGACCAGAGCGTTATCGAGAAGCGCACAGAGACTATTCATTACTCGAGAGCTACTTCCGCTACATTAGAGAGTTGCGCCCAGAGGCCTTTTTGATGGAAAACGTTCTGCCTGTCAGCACGGACATAACCTTCCTTCGCTGGAAAAGCTTACTGGCGAAAAGGTACTGGATCGAATCCGGAGCAATCCGTTACTCCGACTATGGAGCAGCCACTTCCCGCCAGAGGTTCTTCGCGGTGGGCTTTCGCCGGGGGCGGCGGGTAAACCTCGCAAGGGAGTTCTTTGAGCGACTCGAAAACCACCGGGCTCCCGCCCAGACGGTAGCCCAGGCCCTGGAATACCTGCTACCGCTGGGCTACGGAGAGATGGCTGACCACCACTGGCCGAACTTCAGAACCATCAACAACTACCTCGACAAATACTCGGAGAATCGCTTTGGTTGGTACAGGCTGAACCCCGATCGCCCCGCTCCCTCATTTGGCAGCGTGATGAAGACCTATATCCTCCATCCCTACGCTGGGAATGGCCACGGGATACCTCAGAGGGTCATCTCGGTTAGAGAGGCCATGTCGATCATGGGTTTTGACAGAGAATTCCGCTTCCCTGAACCCATGGGTATGAAGCATCGCTATCAGATGGTGGCGGACGCCGTGAGCCCTGTGTTCTCCAGCGTGGCAGCCAGGGTCATGCGGGAA
The DNA window shown above is from Meiothermus sp. CFH 77666 and carries:
- a CDS encoding DNA cytosine methyltransferase — translated: MKLIDLFCGMGGLALGFARNGFKVTGFDSYPRVGEIFELNHIGEAKVRDLSLPGQISRPLTGEPLVVTGGPPCRPWSNVNRRPERYREAHRDYSLLESYFRYIRELRPEAFLMENVLPVSTDITFLRWKSLLAKRYWIESGAIRYSDYGAATSRQRFFAVGFRRGRRVNLAREFFERLENHRAPAQTVAQALEYLLPLGYGEMADHHWPNFRTINNYLDKYSENRFGWYRLNPDRPAPSFGSVMKTYILHPYAGNGHGIPQRVISVREAMSIMGFDREFRFPEPMGMKHRYQMVADAVSPVFSSVAARVMRELLYEL